Genomic DNA from bacterium:
TCGTGCCCGCGTCCGGCGGGTCTGATGCGAGCGGGGTGCGCGGCAAGGACGTGTGCGCCTGCAACCAGCTGCTCGACGGGCTTGCCCGGGTTCGGCTCGGCCGGCGCTTCGATGAGAACGGCGCGGTCGCGGCCACGGGGAAGGTCATCCCCAAGGCGCTGGCGGCGCTGGAACAGATCATCCAGCGGCAGGCGACGAGCGGGCGCTCGCTGGGCACCGGCGACGAGCTGGCGAGCTGGATCAGCACGACGGCGGCGCAGCCCGGGGCCGACGTTGTGCGCACCGCGTGCGAGGCGATCGCCCGGGCCGTGGCGGACGCGGTGGAACGTTNNNNNNNNNNCCCATCACGCTGCCGTCGGTGACGGGCTGCCCATCGCCCGCGCCGGTCGCGGGCGCGTGGATGATGGCGCCGGGCACTTAGAATCCGTCGCTCACTGCTCACTGCTCACTGCTCACTGCTCACTGCTCACTGCTCACTGCTCACTGCTCACTGCTCACGGCACGATCCTCACCATGCACCAGCTTCCTCCCGATCGATCAACTCTTCTAACCGAGCAGCGAAACCCCGCCTCGATGAACCTGC
This window encodes:
- a CDS encoding anhydro-N-acetylmuramic acid kinase codes for the protein VPASGGSDASGVRGKDVCACNQLLDGLARVRLGRRFDENGAVAATGKVIPKALAALEQIIQRQATSGRSLGTGDELASWISTTAAQPGADVVRTACEAIARAVADAVER